In Flavobacterium sp. N1736, the following are encoded in one genomic region:
- a CDS encoding MFS transporter yields MKTDNKPWFWIPLLNFASGLPYAVIISVSVIMYKNLGISNEDIGVYTSLLYLPWVIKPLWSPFIELNGTKRKWFLSMQLLISIAFLLVGFTIPASGFFIMTLAIFWVAAFASASNDIASDGFYLLVLPENQQSFFLGIRSTFYRLSLLAGNGLIVLFAGYLEHKYGDNTKAWSYTMIAVGLLMTFITVYNFIFTPRNEINAVENNKELHHQNFATIFVSFFKKKQIGLVLAFILLFRLGESQLLKMLSPFLLDAKNLGGMALDTEAVGIIYGTFGVGALTLGGILGGIAISKQGLTKWMFPMFLAMHLPIIGFILLAFFHPASIHYIYAVVILEQFGYGFGFTAFMMFLIHVAEGESKTAHYALATGFMALGMMLPGMLSGYIQQYLGYQHFFIWVLLATIPGLILSRFLIFPKDFGKKSEEV; encoded by the coding sequence ATGAAAACAGATAATAAACCGTGGTTTTGGATTCCGTTACTAAATTTTGCCTCTGGCTTGCCTTACGCCGTCATTATTTCCGTTTCGGTCATTATGTACAAAAATCTTGGAATTTCAAATGAAGACATTGGAGTTTATACCAGTTTATTATATCTTCCCTGGGTTATAAAACCGCTTTGGAGCCCGTTTATTGAATTGAATGGAACCAAAAGAAAATGGTTTTTATCTATGCAATTGCTTATTTCGATTGCGTTTTTATTGGTCGGTTTTACAATTCCGGCAAGTGGATTTTTCATCATGACACTGGCTATATTTTGGGTTGCCGCTTTTGCATCTGCTTCTAATGATATTGCCAGCGATGGTTTTTATTTATTGGTTTTACCTGAAAATCAACAATCTTTCTTTTTAGGAATCAGGAGTACTTTTTACCGACTTTCATTACTTGCCGGAAACGGATTAATCGTTTTGTTTGCCGGATATTTAGAACATAAATACGGAGACAATACAAAAGCGTGGTCCTATACAATGATCGCTGTTGGTTTATTAATGACTTTTATAACCGTTTATAATTTCATTTTTACACCAAGAAATGAAATAAATGCCGTTGAAAATAACAAAGAACTTCACCATCAAAACTTCGCTACTATCTTTGTAAGTTTCTTTAAGAAAAAACAAATCGGATTAGTATTGGCTTTTATTTTATTATTCCGTTTAGGAGAATCACAATTACTTAAAATGCTAAGTCCGTTTTTATTAGATGCAAAAAATCTTGGAGGAATGGCTTTAGATACAGAAGCTGTTGGAATAATTTACGGAACTTTTGGTGTTGGAGCTTTAACTTTAGGCGGAATTTTAGGCGGAATTGCGATTTCAAAACAAGGACTTACAAAATGGATGTTTCCTATGTTTTTAGCGATGCATCTTCCTATTATCGGATTTATTTTATTGGCTTTTTTCCATCCTGCTTCAATTCATTATATTTATGCCGTTGTAATTTTAGAACAATTTGGTTACGGTTTTGGTTTTACCGCTTTCATGATGTTCTTAATACATGTCGCCGAAGGAGAATCAAAAACAGCACATTACGCGCTCGCAACCGGATTTATGGCTTTAGGAATGATGTTGCCGGGAATGTTAAGCGGTTATATACAACAATATTTAGGCTATCAGCACTTTT